A genomic stretch from Meiothermus sp. CFH 77666 includes:
- the speA gene encoding biosynthetic arginine decarboxylase, translating to MEKLKRYTAKDAEETYLVPHWAAGFFRVGEDGELEVTPEGPDGPSASLYEIVQDLRDEGRPLPVMLRFPQILEARVVALNEAFRRAIKKYHFQAEYRGLYPVKVNQRRMVVETLAKAGKPYAYGLEAGSKAELALILAQDLHKEALIACNGFKDDDFIRLALMGKKLGKNVVITLEKFAELERVIRIAQELAVEPQIGIRYKLKTRGSGQWEESGGESAKFGFTTPEIIRAVDILAEAGMLGTIAMLHSHIGSQVTDIRRIKQAVREIAQTYVQLRKLGAPVRYLNLGGGLAVDYDGSKTAFYASANYSMEEYAEDLVYVTREVCDGHGEPHPFLVTESGRAVTAYHSVLVLEVIDTIRPPGEEKVEQPKDAHPVVKDMFDLARGISAKNYREVYHDAFANKDTIQNLYDLGLISLRDRAAAEALFYQIARKTLKFALEFDYPADELEDLQKMLADKLVCNFSLFQSLPDSWAIKQMFPIVPLSRLNERPTREATLVDITCDSDGKFDRFIDTHDVRNTLPVHEIRPGEPYYLGVFLTGAYQDVLGMNHNLFGRIGEAHVIVDEDGYDIERFILGEKARRVIEKMGYEDDELAEAVEKLVRSSKKLTPAEKGAFMEQYARELVGYTYLED from the coding sequence TTGGAGAAACTCAAACGTTACACTGCCAAGGATGCCGAAGAAACCTACCTCGTCCCCCACTGGGCGGCGGGGTTTTTTCGGGTGGGGGAGGATGGCGAGCTCGAGGTCACCCCTGAAGGGCCGGATGGCCCCAGTGCCTCGCTCTATGAAATTGTGCAGGATCTGCGCGACGAGGGCCGCCCGCTGCCGGTGATGCTGCGCTTTCCCCAGATTTTAGAAGCCCGGGTGGTGGCGCTCAATGAAGCCTTCCGGCGGGCCATCAAAAAGTACCACTTCCAGGCAGAGTACCGGGGCCTCTATCCGGTCAAGGTGAACCAGCGGCGCATGGTGGTCGAGACCCTGGCCAAAGCCGGGAAGCCCTATGCGTACGGCCTCGAGGCCGGCTCCAAAGCCGAGCTGGCCCTGATTCTGGCTCAGGATCTGCACAAAGAAGCCCTGATTGCCTGCAACGGCTTCAAGGACGACGACTTCATCCGCCTGGCCCTGATGGGTAAGAAGCTGGGCAAGAATGTGGTGATCACCCTGGAGAAGTTCGCCGAGCTCGAGCGGGTGATCCGCATTGCCCAGGAGCTGGCGGTGGAGCCGCAGATTGGCATCCGCTACAAACTCAAAACCCGTGGCTCCGGGCAGTGGGAGGAGTCGGGCGGCGAGTCGGCCAAGTTTGGCTTTACTACCCCCGAAATTATCCGGGCTGTGGATATCCTGGCCGAGGCCGGCATGCTGGGCACCATCGCCATGCTGCACTCGCACATCGGCAGCCAGGTAACGGACATCCGTCGCATCAAACAGGCCGTGCGGGAGATTGCCCAGACCTATGTGCAGCTCCGCAAGCTGGGCGCTCCGGTGCGCTACCTGAACCTGGGGGGCGGCCTGGCGGTGGACTACGACGGCTCCAAGACCGCCTTTTATGCCTCGGCTAACTACTCCATGGAGGAGTACGCCGAAGACCTGGTGTACGTGACCAGGGAAGTCTGCGACGGCCACGGCGAACCCCACCCCTTCCTGGTAACCGAGTCGGGCCGGGCCGTGACCGCTTATCACAGCGTACTGGTGCTCGAGGTGATTGACACCATCCGCCCGCCCGGCGAGGAGAAAGTCGAGCAGCCCAAGGACGCCCACCCGGTGGTGAAGGATATGTTCGACCTGGCCAGGGGCATCTCGGCCAAGAACTACCGCGAGGTCTACCACGATGCCTTCGCCAACAAGGACACCATCCAGAACCTCTATGATCTGGGCCTTATCTCGCTGCGCGACCGGGCCGCTGCCGAGGCGCTTTTCTACCAGATTGCCCGCAAAACCCTGAAGTTTGCCCTCGAGTTCGACTACCCCGCCGATGAGCTCGAGGATCTGCAAAAGATGCTGGCCGATAAGCTGGTCTGCAACTTTAGCCTCTTCCAGAGCCTGCCCGACTCCTGGGCCATCAAACAGATGTTCCCCATCGTGCCGCTTTCCCGCCTGAACGAGCGCCCCACCCGCGAGGCCACCCTGGTAGACATCACCTGCGACTCCGACGGCAAATTCGACCGCTTCATAGATACCCACGACGTGCGCAACACCCTCCCCGTCCACGAAATCCGCCCTGGCGAGCCCTACTACCTGGGGGTCTTCCTGACCGGAGCCTACCAGGATGTGCTGGGCATGAACCACAACCTCTTTGGCCGCATTGGCGAGGCGCATGTCATTGTGGACGAGGACGGCTACGACATCGAGCGCTTCATCCTGGGCGAGAAGGCCCGTCGGGTGATCGAGAAGATGGGCTACGAAGACGACGAGCTGGCCGAGGCCGTTGAAAAGCTGGTGCGCTCCTCCAAGAAGCTCACCCCCGCCGAGAAGGGGGCCTTCATGGAGCAGTACGCACGGGAGCTGGTGGGGTACACCTACCTGGAAGACTAG
- a CDS encoding ankyrin repeat domain-containing protein, translating into MPSPERIREFVMAAHGDFARVQALLEETPELLNLAHEWRPGDTESAIQAAAHTGQRAIVEYLLAKGAPLAISTAAMLGDLQRVQAMLQENPSLAQHKSAHGIPLLPHAALSGLPEMLELVWGYGAQEGVEQALNLAVMQGHAEAVRWLLNNTRPDLTAPNFQGKTPLQVAQEAGFAEIMELLRSGG; encoded by the coding sequence ATGCCCTCGCCCGAACGCATCCGCGAGTTTGTAATGGCCGCCCACGGCGACTTTGCCAGGGTGCAGGCCCTGCTGGAGGAAACCCCCGAGCTTTTGAACCTGGCCCACGAGTGGCGGCCCGGCGACACCGAGAGCGCCATTCAGGCCGCGGCCCACACCGGACAACGGGCCATTGTGGAGTATCTTCTGGCGAAAGGGGCTCCCCTGGCAATTTCTACCGCAGCCATGCTGGGCGACCTGCAGCGCGTACAGGCGATGCTCCAGGAAAACCCGTCCCTGGCCCAGCACAAGAGCGCGCACGGCATCCCCCTGCTGCCCCACGCGGCGCTTTCGGGTTTGCCGGAGATGCTCGAGTTGGTCTGGGGATATGGCGCACAGGAAGGTGTAGAGCAGGCTTTGAACCTGGCGGTCATGCAAGGCCACGCCGAGGCCGTGCGCTGGCTCCTGAACAACACCCGCCCCGACCTGACCGCGCCCAACTTTCAGGGCAAAACCCCCTTGCAGGTCGCGCAGGAAGCCGGGTTTGCCGAGATTATGGAACTCTTACGCTCCGGAGGCTAA
- a CDS encoding CoA-binding protein has product MEHLREFLLQARTVAVLGAHPNPNKPAFYVPDYLAQRGYTLLPVNPAYAGQALWGRKIVARLTDLGEAPDILDVFRRSEALPDHLEEILAARPRLVWLQSGIINDAFAETLRQAGIPVVQDRCLMVEHRRWFGF; this is encoded by the coding sequence GTGGAACATCTGCGCGAGTTCTTGCTTCAAGCCCGTACCGTTGCGGTACTGGGCGCTCATCCCAACCCCAACAAACCGGCCTTCTATGTACCCGACTACCTGGCGCAGCGGGGCTATACCCTGCTTCCGGTCAACCCTGCCTATGCGGGACAGGCACTCTGGGGCCGCAAAATCGTGGCCCGGCTGACCGACCTGGGGGAAGCTCCCGACATCCTGGACGTGTTCCGCCGCAGCGAGGCGCTGCCCGATCACCTGGAAGAGATTCTGGCTGCCCGGCCCCGGCTGGTCTGGCTGCAATCGGGCATCATCAACGATGCCTTTGCCGAAACCCTGCGACAGGCCGGGATTCCGGTAGTGCAGGATCGGTGTTTGATGGTTGAACACCGACGTTGGTTCGGGTTCTGA
- a CDS encoding metallophosphoesterase — MRVAILSDIHGNLPALEAVLHDLKEVRAHLVVVNGDIVNRGPSNREVLERLLNLASSKQGRALAPQGFWFTLGNHDDLLVKWAQRDPSLADLYHDPLFEPTAWSVARLPQAHLNWLSNLPYQVAIGEGPQRVFGLDKAEGVGESVLMRVTHGSPRHYREGYDEHQAPDILTEISEDYPARLLVGSHTHRPFMYQLGEALVLNSGAVGAPFNGDVRAQYVVVEIGENHVQVDFRQIPYNLQAALQAYYDSGLMEEGGLGADIFYHETRTARSMLMNFWKWAETTGRPRDWDAWRLYQATHPERFLR; from the coding sequence ATGCGCGTTGCGATCCTGTCGGATATCCACGGCAACCTTCCGGCGCTCGAGGCCGTCCTGCACGACCTGAAAGAGGTACGGGCCCACCTGGTCGTGGTCAACGGTGATATTGTGAACCGGGGGCCTTCCAACCGCGAAGTGCTGGAACGCCTGTTGAACCTGGCCTCCTCCAAGCAGGGCCGCGCCCTGGCCCCCCAGGGCTTCTGGTTCACCCTGGGCAACCACGACGACCTGCTGGTGAAGTGGGCCCAGCGCGACCCCTCGCTGGCCGACCTCTACCACGACCCCTTGTTCGAGCCCACCGCCTGGTCGGTAGCCCGGCTCCCCCAAGCCCACCTGAACTGGCTCAGCAATCTGCCCTACCAGGTAGCCATCGGTGAAGGGCCCCAGCGGGTGTTTGGACTGGATAAAGCCGAGGGGGTGGGCGAAAGCGTATTGATGCGGGTTACCCACGGCTCGCCCCGCCACTACCGGGAGGGCTACGACGAGCACCAGGCCCCGGACATCCTCACCGAGATTAGCGAGGACTACCCGGCCCGCCTGCTGGTGGGGTCGCATACCCACCGCCCCTTTATGTACCAGTTAGGCGAGGCCCTCGTACTCAATAGCGGCGCGGTGGGCGCCCCCTTCAACGGCGATGTGCGGGCCCAGTACGTGGTGGTGGAAATCGGAGAAAACCACGTGCAGGTGGACTTTCGCCAGATACCCTACAACCTGCAAGCGGCCCTGCAAGCCTACTACGACTCGGGCCTCATGGAAGAAGGGGGCCTGGGGGCCGACATCTTTTATCACGAGACCCGCACCGCCCGCTCCATGCTGATGAACTTCTGGAAGTGGGCTGAAACCACCGGACGGCCTCGAGACTGGGACGCCTGGCGGCTCTACCAGGCCACCCACCCCGAACGCTTTCTGCGGTAG
- a CDS encoding A/G-specific adenine glycosylase: protein MDSLELKKNLLEWYQLHKRKLPWRGEADPYKILLSEVLLQQTRVEQAIPYYQRFLHQFPTLAALAQADQEDVLKAWQGCGYYARARNLHKLARQVVALGQPLPQTSIELRGLPGIGPYTAAAVASIAFGEPVAAVDGNVRRVLSRLYAWENPTPQQVQEAADTLMAELVYWGGEVNTPDGSLPGDWNQALMELGATVCTPHNPSCGACPVAPYCLGKSHPERYPAARARPQKSLEVVALVLQGPSGTYLELRQGRVLGGLWGVPMEEGPGALERLLARFRLEKAEPVGTVRHDFTHRKLNIQVYKAPYEAQENPEHRPLSRLDRKILKLVETESLRLL, encoded by the coding sequence GTGGATAGCCTCGAGCTGAAAAAAAACCTTCTGGAGTGGTACCAGCTCCACAAACGCAAGCTGCCCTGGCGGGGGGAGGCCGACCCGTACAAGATTCTGCTGTCAGAGGTGCTCTTGCAGCAAACCAGGGTCGAGCAGGCCATCCCCTACTACCAGCGTTTTTTGCATCAATTCCCCACCCTGGCAGCCCTGGCCCAGGCCGACCAGGAAGACGTTTTGAAAGCCTGGCAGGGCTGTGGCTACTACGCCAGGGCCCGCAACCTTCACAAGCTGGCCCGGCAGGTGGTTGCCCTGGGCCAGCCCCTTCCCCAAACATCCATCGAACTACGTGGCCTGCCCGGCATTGGCCCCTACACTGCCGCAGCGGTGGCGTCCATTGCTTTTGGCGAGCCGGTGGCGGCGGTGGATGGCAATGTGCGGCGGGTGTTGTCCCGCTTGTATGCCTGGGAAAACCCGACCCCCCAGCAAGTGCAGGAGGCTGCCGATACCCTGATGGCCGAGTTGGTGTACTGGGGAGGGGAGGTGAACACCCCCGACGGCTCCCTGCCCGGCGACTGGAACCAGGCCCTGATGGAGCTAGGGGCTACGGTTTGCACCCCCCACAACCCCAGCTGCGGAGCCTGCCCGGTAGCCCCGTACTGTCTGGGAAAGAGCCACCCCGAGCGCTATCCTGCCGCCAGAGCACGCCCGCAGAAAAGCCTCGAGGTGGTGGCGCTGGTCTTGCAGGGGCCTTCGGGCACCTACCTGGAACTGCGCCAGGGCCGCGTACTGGGTGGGCTGTGGGGGGTTCCGATGGAGGAAGGCCCAGGGGCTTTAGAGCGCTTGCTGGCCCGCTTCAGGCTGGAAAAAGCCGAGCCGGTGGGCACGGTGCGCCACGACTTCACCCACCGCAAGCTGAACATCCAGGTCTACAAAGCCCCCTACGAGGCCCAAGAAAACCCCGAGCACCGCCCTTTATCGCGGCTGGACCGGAAAATACTCAAGCTGGTTGAAACCGAGTCTCTACGGCTTTTGTAG
- a CDS encoding glutamine synthetase III: MNHDFDVISAARNWRFKDVRQVSSDIAGEVFASDVLDIDELRELVSKPVWKSLQATIEKGTPLDPSIADTIALAMKKWALEKGATHYTHWFHPLTGYTAEKHDSFYTPVSEGKVIASFTGKELIQAEPDASSFPSGGLRATFEARGYTAWDPTSPAFIMRHANGATLCIPTAFASWTGEALDLKTPLLRSIEALNKSAQRALKYFGVEANKVSSTLGAEQEYFLIDEEFYYRRPDLVMTGRTLFGAKPPRGQELEDHYFGSIPDRVLSFMTDVENQLYALGIPVKTRHNEVAPGQYEIAPIFEPSNLAADHQQLIMQVLKNTARRYGMVALLHEKPFAGINGSGKHCNWSMSTDTGINLLEPGDTPHDNLQFLFFCAAVIKAVDMHQDLLRISVASASNDHRLGANEAPPAIISIFLGDQLTDIFERLASGKGGSGKKAGVLELGVPVLPPLPKHAGDRNRTSPFAFTGNKFEFRAVGSSQSISFPITVLNTIVADAIDALMDSIEAKMKKKVAFEQAALEAIKEAYAQHKRIIFNGDGYSAAWHKEAAKRGLLNLRTAIDAIEHFTDEKNIKLFGRLGVLNEREIHARQEIMYDIYFKQVNIEGETTEWIAQTQILPGALSYLAELSEIEVKSRAAERTIKQVVEATDALSDALEKLKAQNAELGGDEVHEKAHHMRDNVLPAMAEVRKAADALERILADKYWPLPSYREMLFVK, translated from the coding sequence GTGAACCACGATTTTGATGTCATCTCGGCGGCCCGCAACTGGCGGTTCAAGGACGTGCGGCAGGTTTCCAGCGACATTGCTGGGGAAGTTTTTGCGAGCGATGTGCTCGATATAGACGAGCTGCGCGAGCTGGTTTCCAAGCCGGTCTGGAAATCGCTCCAGGCCACTATAGAAAAGGGCACTCCACTCGACCCCAGCATTGCCGATACCATCGCGCTGGCCATGAAAAAGTGGGCCCTCGAGAAAGGCGCGACCCACTACACCCACTGGTTCCACCCCCTGACCGGCTACACCGCCGAAAAGCACGATAGCTTCTATACCCCCGTCTCCGAAGGCAAGGTAATTGCTTCCTTCACGGGTAAGGAGCTCATCCAGGCCGAGCCGGATGCTTCCTCGTTCCCCTCGGGCGGTCTGCGGGCCACCTTCGAAGCGCGGGGTTATACGGCCTGGGATCCTACTTCGCCGGCGTTCATCATGCGCCATGCCAATGGGGCTACGCTCTGTATTCCCACCGCTTTTGCGAGCTGGACCGGGGAGGCCCTTGACCTCAAAACCCCCCTGCTGCGCTCCATCGAAGCCCTCAACAAAAGCGCCCAGCGGGCCCTCAAATACTTCGGTGTGGAGGCCAACAAAGTTTCCTCTACCCTGGGGGCCGAGCAGGAGTACTTCCTGATTGATGAAGAGTTTTACTATCGCCGCCCCGACCTGGTCATGACCGGGCGCACGCTTTTTGGAGCCAAGCCGCCGCGCGGCCAGGAACTTGAAGACCACTACTTCGGCTCCATCCCCGACCGGGTGCTTTCCTTCATGACCGATGTGGAGAACCAGCTCTACGCGCTGGGGATTCCGGTCAAGACCCGCCACAATGAGGTAGCCCCCGGCCAGTACGAGATTGCCCCCATCTTTGAGCCCTCCAACCTTGCTGCCGACCACCAACAACTGATCATGCAGGTGCTCAAAAACACGGCCCGCCGGTATGGCATGGTGGCACTGTTGCACGAGAAGCCCTTTGCTGGCATCAACGGCTCCGGCAAGCACTGCAACTGGAGCATGAGCACCGACACCGGCATCAACCTGCTCGAGCCCGGCGATACCCCCCACGACAACCTGCAGTTCCTGTTCTTCTGCGCGGCTGTGATCAAAGCGGTGGACATGCACCAGGATCTGCTGCGGATCAGCGTGGCCTCGGCTTCCAACGACCATCGCCTGGGCGCCAACGAAGCGCCGCCTGCCATTATTTCTATCTTCCTGGGCGATCAGCTCACCGACATTTTTGAGCGGCTGGCTAGCGGCAAGGGGGGCTCGGGCAAAAAGGCGGGCGTCCTCGAGCTAGGCGTGCCGGTACTCCCCCCCCTGCCCAAACACGCCGGCGACCGCAACCGCACCTCGCCCTTTGCCTTCACCGGCAACAAGTTCGAGTTCCGTGCGGTAGGTAGCAGCCAGAGCATCTCCTTCCCCATCACCGTTCTCAACACCATTGTGGCCGATGCCATTGATGCCCTGATGGACTCGATTGAGGCCAAGATGAAGAAAAAAGTGGCCTTTGAGCAGGCTGCACTGGAGGCCATCAAGGAGGCCTATGCCCAGCACAAGCGCATCATCTTTAACGGCGACGGCTACTCGGCAGCCTGGCACAAAGAGGCCGCCAAGCGCGGACTGCTGAACCTGCGCACCGCCATTGATGCCATCGAACACTTCACCGACGAGAAGAACATCAAGCTGTTTGGTCGCCTGGGGGTGCTCAACGAACGCGAGATTCACGCCCGCCAGGAGATCATGTACGACATCTACTTCAAGCAGGTCAACATCGAAGGCGAGACCACCGAGTGGATTGCCCAGACCCAGATCCTACCCGGTGCGCTGAGCTACCTGGCCGAGCTTTCCGAAATCGAGGTGAAGTCCCGTGCGGCGGAACGCACCATCAAGCAGGTGGTGGAAGCCACCGATGCCCTCTCCGATGCCCTGGAGAAGCTCAAGGCGCAGAATGCCGAACTGGGCGGGGACGAGGTGCACGAAAAAGCCCACCATATGCGAGACAACGTGCTACCCGCCATGGCCGAGGTGCGGAAGGCAGCGGATGCGCTCGAGCGCATCCTGGCCGATAAATACTGGCCGTTGCCAAGCTACCGCGAGATGCTCTTCGTCAAGTAG
- a CDS encoding DUF1905 domain-containing protein — protein MADGDLVAMGLCFSGEIWEWRGPAPYYFVTVPQEQSQAIKSAERLLTYGWGMIPVKVRIGQTEWQTALWPKDGLYVVPLKDKIRKAEGLQVGQTITLTLEVIPNKRKP, from the coding sequence GTGGCGGACGGAGATCTGGTAGCCATGGGCCTTTGCTTCAGCGGGGAAATTTGGGAGTGGCGGGGCCCCGCGCCCTATTACTTCGTGACCGTGCCCCAGGAGCAAAGTCAGGCCATCAAGAGCGCTGAGCGGTTGCTGACCTATGGCTGGGGCATGATTCCGGTGAAGGTGCGGATTGGCCAGACCGAGTGGCAGACCGCGTTGTGGCCCAAAGACGGGCTGTATGTGGTGCCGCTTAAGGACAAAATCCGCAAGGCCGAGGGCCTGCAAGTGGGCCAGACGATCACGCTGACGCTCGAGGTCATCCCGAACAAAAGAAAGCCATGA
- a CDS encoding Ig family protein, which translates to MRKLSGGRLVLPGLLLVLSILFASCGSDNQNNQNRQPLRLTLRLDTGYVDEPYNATLTADGGIRPYKFSLEGNLPKGLTYSNARISGTPQEKGSFELTVSVEDANLSNRTQKVTLTIGETPPPRLDQVFPLAEVSDPFPYLFRVRDREARGFQAQIPLKDLKTTLDSFKADASVLYVLRYDEEKGLVDIDAVFTGPRKDFEAFRFTATPLPDKKVRPEASFRETRVAFYDKNSKLAGNAQAIERVSTQGRYKYSDLEAIARNWGRRLTLTNTAPQAPAHSPPQGQTGAQASPPTPPQNQAANPSGATENTPPTEPAPPSPAQPPQPGQAQPSQPGQAQPPQPEQAQPTPPPTQPGPTPPQGQATPAPTSPAPEAPKLEGDLNSDGVVDQKDLDLLRSSYAWASVSAGQAPPPPNQRTPAPPTPPAGTPPGSGTPGSGSGNSNPGGEENPDNSEGK; encoded by the coding sequence ATGCGGAAGCTATCCGGAGGGCGATTGGTATTGCCGGGTCTGCTGCTCGTCCTCAGTATTCTCTTTGCATCGTGTGGCTCCGACAACCAAAACAACCAGAACCGCCAGCCCTTGCGCCTGACGCTGCGGCTGGACACGGGTTATGTGGACGAACCCTACAACGCCACCCTCACCGCCGACGGCGGCATCCGACCCTACAAGTTTAGCCTCGAGGGCAACCTGCCCAAGGGGCTTACCTACAGCAACGCCCGCATCAGCGGCACCCCCCAGGAGAAGGGCAGCTTCGAGCTCACGGTGAGCGTAGAGGATGCCAACCTGTCCAACCGCACCCAAAAAGTCACCCTGACCATTGGCGAAACCCCACCCCCCCGGCTCGACCAGGTCTTTCCCCTGGCCGAAGTGTCCGACCCCTTCCCCTATTTGTTCCGGGTGCGCGACCGCGAGGCCAGGGGCTTCCAGGCCCAGATCCCCCTCAAAGACCTGAAAACCACCCTGGATAGCTTCAAGGCCGATGCCAGCGTGCTGTATGTGCTTCGCTACGACGAGGAAAAGGGCCTGGTGGACATAGACGCGGTCTTTACCGGCCCCCGCAAGGACTTTGAGGCTTTCCGTTTTACCGCTACCCCGCTGCCCGACAAAAAAGTGCGGCCCGAGGCGAGCTTCCGCGAGACCAGGGTGGCCTTCTACGACAAGAACAGCAAGCTGGCCGGCAACGCCCAGGCCATCGAACGGGTGAGCACCCAGGGGCGCTATAAGTACAGCGACCTCGAGGCCATCGCCCGCAACTGGGGCCGCCGCCTGACCCTCACCAACACCGCCCCCCAAGCGCCTGCCCACAGCCCACCCCAGGGCCAGACCGGAGCACAGGCGAGTCCACCCACTCCCCCCCAAAATCAGGCTGCCAACCCTTCCGGCGCTACCGAGAACACCCCCCCCACCGAACCCGCACCCCCCAGCCCAGCGCAGCCTCCGCAACCTGGTCAAGCGCAGCCCTCCCAACCTGGTCAAGCGCAGCCCCCGCAACCTGAGCAGGCCCAGCCCACCCCACCCCCTACCCAACCCGGCCCAACGCCACCCCAGGGTCAGGCCACTCCGGCGCCCACATCTCCAGCCCCCGAAGCCCCAAAACTGGAAGGTGACCTCAACAGCGATGGCGTGGTAGATCAAAAAGACCTGGACTTGCTGCGCTCCTCCTATGCCTGGGCCAGCGTAAGCGCTGGGCAAGCCCCGCCGCCCCCCAACCAGCGCACCCCTGCGCCCCCCACACCGCCTGCCGGAACCCCCCCCGGCAGTGGGACACCCGGTTCGGGTTCAGGTAACTCTAACCCCGGCGGCGAGGAAAACCCCGACAACTCAGAGGGCAAGTAA
- a CDS encoding FAD-dependent oxidoreductase: protein MDYDVLIVGAGFAGSEAAYALAKRGVRVGLVTTSLDSVFLPFTPIQAPFPQGSLLAEVGQEGLKGWELHSRAKYRLENQPNLHLLQLSVTRLLLEGPAVVGIESWEGPRKTAPKVVLAVGSFLSPRLYIGSVAEEAGRLSEVAYPDLYQHLQQLGFAFMTQEAQVAEQGGTPGYRVTYQVFAEAEWNPTTFQLHRLAGLYAVGLCVLGQGTYAQMAEEGMRLAERLQIKVNSR from the coding sequence ATGGACTACGACGTGCTGATAGTTGGCGCCGGTTTTGCCGGCTCCGAGGCCGCGTACGCGCTGGCCAAACGAGGGGTGCGGGTGGGGCTGGTGACCACCAGCCTGGACTCGGTTTTCCTGCCCTTTACGCCTATCCAGGCGCCCTTTCCCCAGGGTTCGCTGCTGGCCGAAGTGGGCCAGGAGGGCCTGAAGGGTTGGGAACTGCACAGCCGGGCCAAATATCGCCTGGAAAACCAACCGAACCTGCACCTCCTACAACTCTCCGTGACCCGCCTGCTGCTGGAGGGGCCGGCAGTGGTGGGCATCGAGAGCTGGGAGGGGCCGCGCAAGACCGCGCCCAAAGTGGTTCTGGCGGTGGGAAGTTTTCTCTCGCCCAGGCTCTACATTGGCAGCGTGGCCGAGGAGGCCGGGCGGCTCTCGGAGGTGGCCTACCCCGACCTGTACCAGCACCTTCAGCAGCTTGGCTTTGCCTTTATGACCCAAGAGGCCCAGGTTGCCGAGCAGGGCGGTACTCCCGGTTACCGGGTGACTTATCAGGTTTTCGCCGAAGCCGAGTGGAACCCGACCACCTTCCAACTCCACCGCCTGGCAGGGTTGTACGCAGTTGGCCTGTGTGTGCTGGGGCAGGGGACATATGCCCAGATGGCCGAGGAAGGGATGCGGCTTGCGGAAAGGCTGCAGATTAAGGTCAATAGCCGATAG
- a CDS encoding DinB family protein, whose protein sequence is MNDSVFEALLNSYQRSNTILLNLLYALPEGGLEAKALEGSPSVAEQYAHMQQTRLFWLGQVAPEFATGINQLIRQVGEEWVAEREPDRIQQALNQSAHAVCEAVRDRLHTGQAMKGPHASYDHPILLLQHLLWHEGYHVGQIKLALKAFGYKMPEEVEEKAIWSEWRTEIW, encoded by the coding sequence ATGAATGATTCGGTTTTTGAGGCCCTGTTGAACTCGTACCAGCGCAGCAACACCATCCTGCTCAATCTCTTGTACGCACTGCCGGAGGGAGGCTTGGAGGCGAAGGCCCTCGAGGGCAGCCCGAGCGTTGCGGAGCAGTACGCACACATGCAGCAGACCCGTCTGTTCTGGCTGGGCCAGGTTGCGCCTGAGTTCGCTACGGGCATAAACCAACTCATTCGCCAGGTTGGGGAGGAATGGGTGGCCGAACGTGAACCGGATCGCATTCAGCAAGCGCTGAACCAGAGCGCCCACGCCGTGTGTGAGGCGGTGCGAGACCGGCTGCATACCGGCCAGGCCATGAAAGGGCCACATGCTTCCTACGACCACCCCATCCTGCTGCTCCAGCACCTGCTCTGGCACGAGGGCTACCACGTGGGGCAGATCAAGCTGGCCCTCAAGGCTTTTGGCTACAAAATGCCGGAGGAAGTCGAAGAAAAAGCCATCTGGAGTGAGTGGCGGACGGAGATCTGGTAG
- a CDS encoding DinB family protein, producing MNTLEMYDYLVRARRDLWAVLEAAPDDALSRPLLGGERFQCIKDLVFHIASVEDFWLHEDIKLTQPVLMNMPALRDTTGGSEYAGFPLHTLLDYWKAVEASTQAYLAALTEAELNRAMSPHDDPAQRYTVSSILWHVMLHEVRHTAQIAVLLRTQGIKPPALDLLWYLPG from the coding sequence ATGAACACCCTCGAGATGTACGACTACCTGGTTCGTGCCCGCCGCGACTTGTGGGCGGTGCTCGAGGCGGCCCCGGACGATGCGCTGTCGCGCCCCCTGCTGGGCGGTGAGCGCTTCCAATGCATCAAAGACCTGGTGTTTCACATAGCGAGCGTGGAAGACTTCTGGCTGCACGAGGACATAAAGCTCACGCAGCCGGTGCTGATGAACATGCCGGCCCTGAGGGACACCACCGGCGGCTCGGAGTATGCGGGCTTCCCCCTGCACACCCTGCTGGACTACTGGAAGGCCGTTGAGGCGAGCACCCAGGCCTATCTGGCCGCGCTTACCGAGGCCGAACTGAATCGGGCTATGAGCCCCCACGACGACCCCGCGCAGCGCTACACGGTGTCGAGCATCCTCTGGCACGTGATGCTGCACGAAGTACGGCATACCGCGCAGATAGCGGTGCTGCTGCGTACCCAGGGCATCAAGCCGCCTGCGCTGGACTTGTTGTGGTATCTGCCTGGCTGA